A genomic window from Sulfurimonas paralvinellae includes:
- the fliG gene encoding flagellar motor switch protein FliG: MAMTQQQQAAFDEMGMAEKIAILLLQLGEDATAEIFANMNVEAITEISKYIATNTTIDRAIATAVLEEFHAIFQSGQYLTSGGMEYARELLYRTLGSEEAKKVLDKLSKSMQNTQNFAYLSKIKPQQLSDFIINEHPQTIALILAHMDPTEAADTLQFFPDDLRSEVAMRMAKLGDISPSVIKRVSAVLESKLESLASYKVEVGGTRAVADIFNRLGAKNAKATLSTIEQVDEELATQIKEMMFTFEDMVSLDKTAITEVLKAVDKADLMLALKSSPEELKEKFFSAMSERAKEAFEEEMQFLGAVKMKDVEAAQRKIVEVVNQLAEAGTIQMGSSEEMIE; this comes from the coding sequence ATGGCTATGACACAGCAGCAGCAGGCAGCTTTTGATGAAATGGGTATGGCAGAGAAGATTGCCATTTTACTTTTGCAACTGGGTGAAGATGCAACAGCGGAAATTTTTGCCAATATGAATGTTGAAGCTATTACTGAAATATCAAAATATATTGCTACCAATACTACGATAGACAGAGCGATTGCGACTGCCGTTCTTGAAGAGTTCCATGCGATCTTCCAGTCTGGACAGTATCTTACTTCCGGTGGTATGGAGTATGCAAGAGAACTGCTTTACAGAACGCTTGGTTCCGAAGAAGCGAAAAAAGTTCTTGACAAGCTCTCAAAAAGTATGCAAAATACACAAAACTTTGCCTATCTTTCAAAAATCAAACCGCAGCAGCTCTCTGACTTTATCATCAATGAACACCCTCAAACCATTGCTCTTATTTTGGCGCATATGGATCCAACAGAAGCGGCAGATACGCTGCAGTTCTTTCCTGATGATCTTAGAAGCGAAGTGGCGATGCGTATGGCAAAACTTGGAGACATCTCACCTTCGGTAATCAAACGTGTCTCTGCTGTACTTGAATCGAAACTCGAATCACTTGCTTCTTATAAAGTCGAGGTCGGGGGAACACGTGCCGTTGCAGATATCTTTAACCGTCTAGGTGCGAAAAATGCAAAAGCGACGCTCTCTACTATTGAACAGGTCGATGAAGAGCTTGCTACTCAGATCAAAGAGATGATGTTTACTTTTGAAGATATGGTCTCACTTGATAAAACGGCAATTACAGAAGTGCTAAAAGCTGTCGATAAGGCAGATTTGATGCTGGCACTCAAATCTTCTCCAGAAGAGCTCAAAGAGAAATTCTTCTCTGCTATGAGTGAGCGCGCAAAAGAGGCATTTGAAGAAGAGATGCAGTTCCTCGGTGCTGTTAAAATGAAAGATGTTGAAGCGGCTCAGAGAAAAATCGTTGAGGTCGTTAACCAATTGGCTGAGGCCGGAACAATTCAGATGGGTTCATCTGAAGAGATGATTGAGTAG
- the pgeF gene encoding peptidoglycan editing factor PgeF — MQFYQSKLLKKFPEITHAFTTKETGNLAFHVNDDPAHVLKNHQRLSRELNYKLEILVHMKQIHSNEVKIITDNDTFDNPPTCDALITDKKNTLLMVMTADCSPILFYDPVQKVIAVAHAGRAGAFTNIIKNVIRKFTNDFNSQTKEIVVAIGPAICGHCYEVDDTIYQEAKKRNLAYALTQESNKYYLNIRDILHKQLLEENILEKNIEISDICSRCDSHFYSYREEKNCGRFAGIIKLD; from the coding sequence ATGCAATTTTATCAAAGTAAATTATTAAAGAAGTTTCCAGAGATCACACACGCCTTCACTACAAAGGAAACAGGCAATCTTGCCTTTCATGTTAATGATGATCCGGCTCATGTACTAAAAAACCACCAACGACTCTCACGCGAACTCAATTATAAATTGGAAATACTCGTTCATATGAAGCAGATTCACTCAAATGAGGTAAAAATTATCACCGATAACGACACCTTTGACAACCCTCCAACCTGTGATGCACTCATTACAGATAAAAAAAACACTCTACTTATGGTAATGACAGCGGATTGTTCTCCAATTTTATTCTACGATCCTGTGCAAAAAGTCATTGCAGTCGCTCACGCAGGACGTGCAGGAGCATTTACAAACATCATAAAAAATGTAATAAGAAAATTTACAAATGATTTTAACTCACAAACAAAAGAGATTGTAGTTGCCATTGGTCCGGCAATTTGTGGGCACTGTTATGAAGTAGATGATACAATATACCAAGAGGCAAAAAAGAGAAACCTTGCTTATGCCCTCACGCAAGAGAGCAATAAATACTATCTCAATATCAGAGATATTTTACATAAACAGCTTTTAGAGGAGAATATTCTTGAAAAAAATATTGAGATTTCAGATATTTGTTCACGGTGTGATTCTCACTTCTACTCCTACAGAGAAGAGAAAAACTGCGGCAGATTTGCAGGCATAATCAAATTAGATTAA
- a CDS encoding uracil-DNA glycosylase, translating to MKKRINCRRCAYYFVTWEKSQPHGCKAYGFKSAQIPSMVVFKSSGSDCSLFKEKAPAK from the coding sequence ATGAAAAAAAGAATTAACTGCAGACGTTGTGCATATTATTTTGTCACCTGGGAGAAAAGCCAGCCTCACGGATGTAAAGCATACGGTTTTAAGTCAGCACAGATACCTTCCATGGTGGTTTTCAAAAGCAGTGGAAGTGATTGCTCACTTTTTAAAGAGAAGGCTCCTGCCAAATAA
- the dxs gene encoding 1-deoxy-D-xylulose-5-phosphate synthase, protein MDLQYKSIAELEKLCEDIRKRILEVVSKNGGHLSSTLGATELIVAMHKVFDSKKDPFIFDVSHQSYAHKLLTGRWDEFDTLRQFNGICGYTKPSESEDDYFVAGHSSTSISLGVGAAKAIALKGEQDERIPVVMIGDGSMTAGMVYEALNELGERKYPMVIILNDNEMSISKPIGAVSRMLSSAMASPFYQRFKKTTEAFVDNFGEGARYIAKRMEESLKLVTPGMLFEEMGIDYIGPVDGHNLTQLIEILETAKQLKKPVIIHAQTLKGKGYEIAEGKEEKWHGVGPFDISSGSSSKKSSAKSATQIYTEALLHLCKDNDKIVGATAAMPSGTGLTELIEKYPNRFWDVAIAEQHAVTSMAALAREGFKPFCTIYSTFLQRGYDQVIHDTCLMDLPVVFALDRAGIVGEDGETHQGVFDVSFLRAIPNMTLFAPRDEKSFHQAMAFATEYDHPCSLRYPRGAFLDTEGLPESTKFTLAKSQLLESHEGDILFIGYGNGVGRAYATAKLLDESVSLLDLRFVKPLDTTMLREMVQKHKKWFVFSDTSKMGGVGSALLEFLADEKITDVLVESFEYDDCFITHGNTKVVEESLGILPAQLAKKAEALI, encoded by the coding sequence ATGGACTTACAATACAAAAGTATCGCCGAGTTGGAAAAACTCTGCGAAGATATACGTAAAAGAATTCTGGAAGTAGTCAGTAAAAACGGGGGACATCTGAGCTCAACGCTGGGAGCGACGGAACTCATCGTTGCAATGCATAAGGTATTTGACTCTAAAAAAGATCCGTTTATCTTTGATGTTTCGCATCAATCCTATGCACATAAACTCCTTACAGGCAGATGGGATGAGTTTGACACCCTGCGTCAGTTCAATGGCATCTGCGGTTATACAAAACCAAGTGAAAGTGAAGACGACTATTTTGTAGCAGGACACAGTTCTACTTCCATTTCATTGGGTGTAGGCGCTGCAAAAGCGATAGCACTCAAAGGCGAGCAGGATGAGCGTATTCCTGTCGTTATGATAGGTGACGGTTCTATGACAGCGGGAATGGTCTATGAAGCACTCAATGAACTCGGAGAGAGAAAGTATCCAATGGTTATCATCTTGAATGATAATGAAATGAGCATATCCAAGCCTATCGGTGCCGTTTCTCGTATGCTCTCTTCAGCGATGGCTTCACCCTTTTACCAGCGCTTTAAAAAAACAACAGAGGCTTTTGTTGATAACTTTGGCGAGGGTGCGAGATATATTGCAAAAAGAATGGAAGAGTCCCTGAAACTCGTCACTCCGGGAATGCTTTTTGAAGAGATGGGCATTGATTATATCGGTCCTGTTGACGGGCATAATCTCACGCAGCTTATAGAAATCCTTGAGACGGCAAAGCAACTAAAAAAACCTGTTATTATCCATGCACAGACCCTTAAAGGCAAAGGCTATGAGATAGCAGAAGGCAAAGAAGAGAAGTGGCATGGTGTAGGTCCTTTTGACATCAGCAGCGGTTCATCATCAAAAAAATCTTCTGCAAAATCTGCAACGCAGATATATACGGAAGCTTTGCTGCATCTTTGTAAAGATAATGATAAAATCGTCGGTGCTACAGCGGCAATGCCAAGCGGTACCGGTCTAACGGAACTGATTGAGAAGTATCCAAACCGTTTTTGGGATGTTGCCATCGCAGAACAGCACGCCGTTACTTCCATGGCGGCCTTGGCACGTGAGGGATTTAAACCTTTTTGTACTATCTATTCGACCTTTTTACAGCGCGGGTATGACCAGGTTATTCATGATACCTGTTTGATGGATCTGCCGGTTGTCTTTGCACTTGACCGTGCGGGCATCGTTGGTGAAGACGGAGAGACACACCAGGGTGTCTTTGATGTCAGTTTTTTACGCGCTATTCCAAACATGACGCTCTTTGCGCCACGTGATGAGAAGAGTTTTCATCAGGCGATGGCCTTTGCAACAGAGTATGACCATCCCTGTTCACTGCGCTATCCCAGGGGTGCTTTTCTTGATACGGAAGGCTTGCCGGAGTCTACGAAGTTTACCTTGGCAAAGTCTCAGCTTTTAGAATCACATGAGGGTGACATTCTTTTCATAGGATATGGAAACGGAGTGGGGCGCGCTTATGCCACAGCGAAGCTGTTAGATGAATCGGTAAGCCTTCTAGATCTGCGTTTTGTGAAACCCTTAGACACGACTATGCTGCGTGAGATGGTACAAAAACATAAAAAATGGTTTGTCTTTTCTGATACTTCAAAAATGGGTGGTGTCGGATCAGCACTGCTCGAGTTTTTAGCAGATGAGAAAATTACCGATGTTTTGGTAGAGAGTTTTGAATATGATGACTGCTTTATAACTCACGGGAATACAAAAGTCGTTGAAGAGTCTTTGGGAATACTCCCTGCACAGCTTGCAAAAAAAGCAGAGGCATTAATCTAA
- the fliH gene encoding flagellar assembly protein FliH, giving the protein MATVIPNSKIEKHHVDKYNFKVIAMGSEETKEAAVFEESVEQTPVQAAKEIDSSALDAKSKESLIESLMKKTDEMSSNFIKLQMKLEAKEEEYQASLAQAKEEAFAEGMKAGKAQALEEIDKTLNEKMELFTKSIAKLDQSAQEYNSALESLKNELVTAALDISKEVIKIELSTNSSEVAKMLSEELIHDLQGASEVTLKVNPKDHATLSEHFGNLQYVTVIADSAVSEGGVIVVSDAGNIDAQISKRFERVKKAALSE; this is encoded by the coding sequence ATGGCAACAGTAATACCAAATAGCAAAATCGAGAAGCATCATGTAGATAAGTATAACTTTAAAGTTATCGCTATGGGCTCAGAAGAGACAAAAGAGGCAGCCGTTTTTGAGGAGAGTGTTGAGCAAACTCCCGTTCAGGCTGCAAAAGAGATTGATTCAAGTGCTTTGGATGCAAAATCAAAAGAGTCTTTGATTGAATCTTTAATGAAAAAAACGGATGAGATGTCCTCAAATTTCATCAAACTACAGATGAAACTCGAAGCAAAGGAAGAAGAGTATCAGGCATCTTTAGCGCAGGCAAAAGAAGAGGCTTTTGCTGAGGGGATGAAAGCCGGAAAGGCACAGGCGCTTGAAGAGATAGATAAAACTTTGAATGAGAAGATGGAGCTTTTCACAAAATCCATTGCTAAACTTGATCAAAGTGCTCAAGAGTATAACAGTGCGTTAGAGAGCTTAAAAAATGAGTTGGTTACTGCTGCACTCGATATTTCAAAAGAAGTTATTAAGATAGAATTGAGTACAAATTCTTCGGAAGTTGCAAAAATGCTCTCAGAAGAACTCATTCATGACCTGCAGGGAGCATCAGAAGTAACACTGAAAGTCAATCCAAAAGACCATGCTACTCTATCAGAGCATTTTGGAAACTTACAGTATGTAACCGTTATTGCAGACAGTGCAGTAAGTGAAGGCGGTGTGATTGTTGTCAGCGATGCAGGCAATATTGATGCACAGATATCAAAAAGATTTGAAAGAGTTAAGAAAGCAGCCCTAAGTGAGTAA
- the ovoA gene encoding 5-histidylcysteine sulfoxide synthase, which yields MSKLSMYPITLDGKSVDEKRQEIIAYFNNTFDLFEKVFELLRDESVFYKKSEPTRHPMIFYFGHTATFFINKLINMKIISERINPEFESIFAVGVDEMDWDDMEESRYRWPKVTDVRSYRDKVRTVVNGLIESLEFSLPIRDDSPMWIILMGIEHERIHIETSLVLHRQMPIEFIQKVEDFILCPHAGEVVKNEMLQIKGGFIELGKNKEHHLYGWDNEYGSYSEEIDDFQAAKYLVSNGEFLEFVEAGGYENESYWDEEGLEFLRRSGVKHPHFWVASKDGYKYRALAEIIEMPLNWPVDVNALEAEAFCRYKSQKEGVEYKLPSEAEYAAIYKASGLYDIPELHESRANINFYHYASSCPVDEFGFNGIYDVIGNVWQWSRTPIRGFAGFEVHEAYDDFSTPTFDEKHALILGASWASSGNLIMKHSRYAFRKHFFQNAGFRYVVSENEAKEEDIYESDALVSQYCEFQYGDERFGVENFAVKCADIAAGFADKKIKALDLGCATGRASFELAKYFDAVEGIDFSVRFIGVGSKLKNDGYVAYNVPLEGDITREKKITLQELGYETLKDKVSFWQGDACNLKPNFTGYDLVMATNLIDRLYNPKLFLEDIAKRINRGGILVLTSPYTWQESSTANELWLGGYYDDDGRPIRTIDALRELLQKDFDFVHSEDVEFVIAETARKHQHTVSELSVWKRR from the coding sequence GTGAGCAAACTAAGTATGTACCCGATAACCTTGGATGGCAAGAGTGTTGATGAAAAACGTCAAGAGATAATAGCCTATTTCAATAATACTTTTGATCTTTTTGAGAAAGTTTTTGAACTCTTGCGTGATGAGTCTGTTTTTTATAAAAAGAGTGAACCGACACGCCATCCTATGATCTTTTATTTTGGGCATACGGCTACTTTCTTTATCAATAAACTCATCAATATGAAGATAATAAGCGAAAGGATCAATCCTGAGTTTGAATCTATATTTGCCGTAGGTGTGGATGAGATGGATTGGGATGATATGGAAGAGTCCCGCTACCGATGGCCGAAAGTGACTGACGTGCGATCATACCGGGATAAGGTAAGAACTGTAGTCAATGGATTGATAGAGAGTTTGGAGTTTTCACTGCCGATCCGTGATGATTCGCCGATGTGGATTATTTTGATGGGAATTGAGCATGAACGCATTCATATCGAGACCTCACTCGTACTGCATAGGCAGATGCCCATAGAGTTCATTCAAAAGGTTGAAGATTTTATTTTATGCCCTCACGCAGGAGAAGTTGTAAAAAATGAGATGCTTCAGATAAAAGGCGGTTTTATTGAACTTGGAAAGAACAAAGAACATCATCTTTATGGCTGGGATAACGAGTATGGCTCTTACAGTGAAGAGATAGATGATTTTCAAGCGGCAAAGTATCTTGTATCCAATGGTGAGTTTTTGGAATTTGTTGAAGCCGGCGGTTATGAAAATGAATCGTATTGGGATGAAGAAGGGTTGGAGTTTTTGCGACGCAGTGGAGTGAAACATCCGCATTTCTGGGTTGCATCAAAGGATGGATACAAATACAGAGCGCTTGCTGAGATCATAGAGATGCCGTTGAACTGGCCTGTGGATGTCAATGCACTTGAAGCTGAAGCTTTTTGTCGATACAAAAGCCAAAAAGAGGGAGTGGAGTATAAGCTGCCAAGTGAGGCGGAGTATGCTGCCATTTATAAAGCTTCGGGACTCTATGATATTCCTGAGTTGCATGAGAGCAGGGCAAATATTAATTTTTACCACTATGCATCTTCATGCCCTGTCGATGAGTTTGGGTTTAACGGCATCTATGATGTTATCGGTAATGTTTGGCAGTGGAGTAGAACGCCGATTCGCGGCTTTGCTGGCTTTGAAGTTCATGAAGCGTATGATGATTTTTCAACACCTACATTTGATGAGAAACATGCACTCATTTTAGGTGCTTCATGGGCAAGCAGCGGCAACTTGATAATGAAGCATTCACGCTATGCTTTTCGTAAGCATTTCTTTCAAAATGCAGGTTTTCGTTATGTTGTATCAGAAAATGAAGCCAAAGAAGAAGATATCTACGAGAGTGATGCTCTTGTCTCGCAGTATTGTGAATTTCAGTATGGTGATGAGCGTTTTGGAGTTGAGAACTTTGCCGTAAAATGTGCCGATATCGCTGCTGGATTTGCCGATAAAAAAATAAAAGCGCTTGATCTTGGCTGTGCAACAGGACGGGCTTCTTTTGAGCTTGCAAAATATTTTGACGCAGTAGAGGGTATTGATTTTTCGGTGCGTTTTATTGGTGTGGGATCAAAGCTCAAAAATGATGGTTATGTCGCTTACAATGTTCCCTTAGAAGGTGATATAACTCGTGAAAAAAAGATAACATTGCAAGAGTTGGGGTATGAAACTCTCAAGGATAAGGTCTCATTTTGGCAGGGCGATGCCTGTAACCTCAAACCAAATTTTACTGGGTATGATCTGGTAATGGCAACGAATCTTATTGACAGACTCTATAATCCCAAACTGTTTTTGGAAGATATTGCAAAACGAATCAATAGAGGTGGTATTTTGGTGCTTACATCTCCATATACCTGGCAGGAGAGTTCAACTGCAAATGAGTTGTGGCTTGGCGGCTACTATGATGATGACGGCAGACCGATAAGAACCATAGATGCTCTGCGTGAGCTGCTTCAAAAAGATTTTGATTTTGTCCATAGTGAGGATGTGGAGTTCGTGATTGCTGAAACGGCTCGTAAACATCAGCATACGGTTTCAGAGTTGAGTGTATGGAAAAGAAGATAA
- the fliF gene encoding flagellar basal-body MS-ring/collar protein FliF, giving the protein MSVLYAKLSKEQKIIIAAAVVGIIAFLIFLVVYSANKSAKSSYVTLFETLSDQDAAKVVAQLDKDGIKYEVGANNVIKVPRDVVYKERIAIAAQGIPKNSGVGFELFDKQEFGATNFDQKIKHLRALEGELARTITALSPVEHATVSLALPKETLFVSKQVDPTASVMVELVEGRALSSKQIRGIKNLVSAAVPRLKSENVMLVSSDGVTLGDNDEMSQMGELSLVQQRYKLKEEKKLQQKIVDVIAPFVGGSDKVVSQVTVEFDFSQKSSTSEKYDPENVVRSEQVNEEKREGSQPEQVGGVPGTVSNIGPVKGLKSQKTVEKYTKNSGTTNYEVGKTVSTTKSQFARIKRITAAVVVDGKYKHKLDKDGNPTDELEYVPLDTTDLTALNSLASRSIGIDTKRGDQISVQNLQFERAAVRGPDGVSKAVTFTQTYIAPFADLFKYIFVLILLLILYKKVIAPFASKMLEVSREEEELEAPKLELEDDEGEDLVEKVQTMRKKVEEQLGMTSNLNEDELKHEVILEKVRTMAEDSPEEIASLLQALLSEEAEVPKPKEG; this is encoded by the coding sequence TTGTCAGTTTTGTATGCAAAACTGAGTAAAGAACAAAAGATAATCATAGCGGCAGCTGTTGTCGGCATTATCGCTTTTTTAATATTTCTTGTTGTCTACAGTGCAAATAAAAGTGCAAAATCTTCATATGTAACTCTTTTTGAAACACTGAGTGATCAGGACGCTGCAAAAGTTGTCGCTCAACTTGATAAAGATGGTATTAAGTATGAGGTTGGAGCAAACAATGTCATTAAAGTACCGCGTGACGTTGTCTATAAAGAACGTATTGCAATCGCTGCACAGGGTATTCCTAAAAACAGTGGTGTCGGGTTTGAGCTTTTTGACAAGCAGGAGTTTGGAGCAACGAACTTCGATCAGAAGATTAAACATTTGCGTGCATTAGAGGGTGAGCTTGCCAGAACGATTACAGCGCTTTCTCCAGTTGAACATGCCACGGTAAGTTTGGCACTGCCAAAAGAGACGCTTTTTGTCTCAAAACAGGTAGATCCGACAGCATCGGTCATGGTTGAACTCGTGGAGGGAAGAGCACTCTCTTCAAAACAGATACGAGGTATTAAAAATCTTGTATCTGCAGCAGTACCGAGACTGAAATCTGAGAATGTTATGCTTGTCAGCAGTGATGGCGTGACCCTTGGAGACAATGATGAGATGTCTCAAATGGGTGAGCTTTCTCTTGTTCAGCAGCGATATAAGCTAAAAGAAGAGAAAAAACTGCAGCAGAAAATTGTAGATGTTATTGCACCTTTTGTCGGTGGCAGTGATAAAGTTGTTTCACAGGTCACTGTTGAGTTCGATTTCTCGCAAAAAAGTTCAACGTCGGAGAAGTATGATCCTGAGAATGTTGTCAGAAGTGAGCAGGTAAATGAAGAGAAGCGTGAAGGTTCTCAACCTGAGCAAGTAGGCGGTGTTCCGGGTACAGTTAGCAATATCGGTCCGGTAAAAGGGTTAAAGTCTCAAAAAACAGTTGAAAAATATACAAAAAACAGCGGTACAACAAATTATGAAGTCGGTAAAACGGTCAGCACAACGAAAAGCCAGTTTGCTCGCATAAAAAGAATCACAGCTGCTGTCGTCGTTGATGGAAAATACAAGCATAAGCTCGATAAAGATGGAAATCCGACAGATGAGCTTGAATATGTTCCGCTCGATACAACTGACCTGACTGCTCTTAACTCGTTGGCAAGCCGTTCTATCGGTATAGATACAAAACGGGGGGACCAGATCAGTGTTCAAAACCTGCAGTTCGAACGTGCTGCTGTAAGAGGTCCTGACGGTGTCAGTAAAGCGGTTACATTTACACAGACCTATATAGCACCGTTCGCAGATCTGTTCAAGTATATTTTTGTTCTTATTCTACTTCTTATTCTTTACAAAAAAGTCATTGCACCGTTTGCAAGTAAAATGCTTGAAGTCTCTCGAGAAGAAGAGGAACTTGAAGCGCCGAAACTCGAACTTGAAGATGATGAGGGTGAAGATCTTGTAGAAAAAGTCCAAACAATGCGTAAAAAAGTTGAAGAGCAGCTTGGTATGACAAGTAACTTGAATGAGGATGAACTCAAACATGAAGTTATTCTGGAAAAAGTAAGAACAATGGCTGAAGATTCACCGGAAGAGATAGCATCGCTCTTGCAGGCGCTTTTAAGTGAAGAAGCTGAAGTGCCAAAACCCAAAGAAGGATAA
- a CDS encoding PatB family C-S lyase: protein MEKKIMFSTAASREGSNAEKYTLREQLFGTQDVLPVWVADMDINTPAFVLDAVAKRLQHPIIGYEEVPESAYLAQIAWMKEHHNVTFSLEDMFHSHSVVASMAVAIEAFSDEGDGIVVQTPVYPPFFQTVKRLKRRVVTNPLLLGEDGSYGFDIKDFKKKIDKDTKMLLLCSPHNPVGRVWREEELREIADICYENNIIVFADEIHCDLVFERNRHIPFASLGAYAREMSLTAIGVGKTFNMAGFAMSSVAVPDKELRERFREAHERVHFAQGAVLSHVAFETAYKEGALWLSELKNHLCENYNVLVSLAQRYEKLIRVTPLEGTYLAWLDCRGMGLGDRALREWFVKEANLGLNPGIAFGREGSGFMRLNFAVPSDTMVEIITRMEGALKRYDKN, encoded by the coding sequence ATGGAAAAGAAGATAATGTTTTCAACTGCCGCTTCGCGTGAGGGGAGTAATGCGGAAAAATATACTTTGCGTGAGCAGCTTTTCGGTACACAAGATGTTTTACCGGTATGGGTTGCCGATATGGACATCAATACACCTGCTTTTGTTTTGGATGCCGTAGCAAAACGATTGCAACATCCAATAATAGGATATGAAGAGGTGCCTGAATCTGCATATCTGGCTCAGATAGCATGGATGAAAGAACACCATAATGTTACGTTTAGTTTAGAAGATATGTTCCATTCTCACTCAGTTGTGGCTTCTATGGCTGTTGCGATTGAGGCATTTAGCGATGAAGGTGATGGCATTGTTGTGCAAACACCTGTCTATCCTCCTTTTTTTCAAACTGTCAAACGATTAAAACGCAGAGTTGTTACAAACCCACTTTTGCTGGGTGAGGATGGAAGTTACGGATTTGACATTAAGGATTTTAAAAAGAAGATAGATAAAGATACAAAGATGCTGCTGCTTTGTTCGCCGCATAATCCTGTTGGCAGAGTTTGGCGTGAAGAAGAGCTGCGGGAGATAGCTGATATTTGCTATGAAAATAACATCATTGTCTTTGCAGATGAAATTCACTGCGATCTGGTGTTCGAACGAAACAGGCATATTCCTTTTGCAAGCCTTGGTGCTTACGCAAGAGAGATGTCTCTAACAGCCATAGGGGTAGGCAAGACATTCAATATGGCAGGATTTGCAATGAGTTCAGTTGCCGTACCGGACAAAGAACTGCGTGAACGATTTAGAGAAGCGCATGAAAGAGTGCATTTTGCGCAGGGAGCAGTGCTCTCGCATGTTGCTTTTGAGACAGCATACAAAGAGGGTGCGTTATGGCTGAGTGAACTGAAAAATCATCTGTGTGAGAACTATAACGTATTGGTCTCTCTTGCGCAGAGGTATGAAAAACTGATACGTGTTACGCCTTTGGAAGGAACATATCTTGCCTGGCTTGATTGTCGTGGAATGGGACTTGGAGACAGAGCTTTGCGTGAGTGGTTTGTCAAAGAAGCAAATCTTGGATTGAATCCCGGTATTGCTTTTGGCAGAGAGGGCAGTGGTTTTATGCGCTTGAATTTTGCCGTGCCATCTGATACAATGGTAGAAATAATAACAAGAATGGAAGGTGCATTGAAGCGATATGATAAAAATTAA
- a CDS encoding dUTP diphosphatase — MNSKILLMVQLQNQLNDATNGEEWVKGITKNKKLINWKRCIYMECAEMIDSFPWKHWKNIELEPDWDNLQIEVVDVWHFIISLGIENYFKTMRGGVEDLANDISEMDSFARIETDSLDFAEQNEVIEKVEDIMRTVLAKEKLALEELFAEFFDLVIMSGLNLDALYRLYVGKNILNQFRQDNGYKDGSYIKVWDGEEDNVVMKRIWEENGDITPEKLYHELEKSYLALTKSE, encoded by the coding sequence ATGAATAGTAAAATTTTACTAATGGTGCAGTTGCAAAATCAACTCAATGATGCAACGAACGGTGAAGAGTGGGTAAAAGGAATTACAAAAAACAAAAAGCTGATCAATTGGAAGCGCTGTATCTATATGGAATGTGCAGAGATGATCGACTCTTTTCCTTGGAAGCACTGGAAAAACATTGAGCTCGAACCTGACTGGGATAATCTTCAAATAGAGGTAGTCGATGTTTGGCACTTCATTATCAGTCTGGGTATTGAAAACTATTTTAAAACAATGCGGGGCGGTGTAGAAGATCTTGCAAATGACATTTCCGAAATGGACTCTTTTGCTAGGATTGAGACGGATTCATTGGATTTTGCCGAACAAAATGAAGTGATCGAAAAAGTAGAAGATATTATGAGAACTGTTTTGGCAAAAGAGAAGTTAGCGCTTGAAGAACTTTTTGCTGAATTTTTTGATCTTGTCATTATGAGTGGACTCAACCTTGATGCTCTTTATCGTTTATATGTAGGAAAGAACATTCTCAACCAATTTCGTCAGGATAATGGATACAAAGACGGCTCTTACATTAAAGTTTGGGATGGGGAAGAGGATAATGTTGTCATGAAACGTATCTGGGAAGAAAATGGTGACATTACACCTGAAAAACTCTACCATGAACTTGAAAAGTCCTATTTGGCTCTTACAAAGAGTGAGTAA
- a CDS encoding pyridoxamine 5'-phosphate oxidase family protein: protein MDKDLQRIEAFIQKHHVLSLATAFGDEVSACSLFYTYLPQERSFIVASSDDTLHIQHIRKNPNIAGNILLETKEIGKIQGLQFQGTFGTLREKGFKKSYFTRFPYALAMNPTLWQIRVDYFKLTDNRLGFGKKLIWQEPSL from the coding sequence ATGGATAAAGATCTACAACGTATTGAAGCTTTTATACAAAAGCATCATGTGTTGTCACTCGCAACAGCGTTTGGTGATGAGGTAAGCGCATGTTCACTTTTTTACACCTATCTGCCGCAAGAGCGATCTTTTATTGTGGCAAGCAGTGATGATACTCTTCATATACAACATATACGGAAGAACCCGAATATTGCGGGAAATATTCTCCTTGAGACAAAGGAGATCGGTAAGATTCAGGGTTTGCAGTTTCAGGGAACTTTTGGAACTTTGCGTGAGAAAGGTTTCAAAAAAAGCTATTTTACAAGATTCCCTTATGCTTTGGCTATGAATCCGACATTGTGGCAGATTCGAGTTGATTATTTTAAACTGACAGATAACAGGCTGGGATTTGGTAAGAAACTTATTTGGCAGGAGCCTTCTCTTTAA